A genomic region of Desulfosarcina ovata subsp. ovata contains the following coding sequences:
- a CDS encoding ABC transporter ATP-binding protein, with amino-acid sequence MSAQPILELKDVHASYGNIKALKGISLKVYPGEIVAIIGANGAGKSTTLMTTCCVIPIDQGEIWYNGEPIHGKAAETLPPTGLCQVPEGRRIFPRLTVDENLELGAFYRKDKADVEKDRQHMFDLFPILQDRRKQHGGTLSGGEQQMLAIARALMTRPKVLLLDEPSLGLAPLIVQQIFDIIHDINEKNGTTILLVEQNANLALQAASRGYVLETGAITLEDDAKTLLDNPEIRKAYLGE; translated from the coding sequence ATGTCCGCACAACCGATTCTCGAGCTCAAAGACGTCCATGCCAGCTATGGCAACATCAAGGCGCTGAAAGGCATCTCCCTGAAGGTCTATCCCGGGGAAATCGTCGCCATCATCGGCGCCAACGGCGCCGGCAAATCGACCACCCTGATGACGACCTGCTGCGTGATCCCAATTGATCAGGGCGAAATCTGGTACAACGGCGAGCCGATCCACGGCAAGGCCGCCGAGACCCTCCCGCCCACCGGGCTGTGCCAGGTGCCCGAGGGGCGCCGGATCTTCCCGCGCCTCACCGTGGACGAGAACCTGGAACTGGGCGCCTTTTACCGCAAGGACAAAGCCGATGTGGAAAAAGACCGCCAGCACATGTTCGATCTGTTTCCGATCCTCCAGGACCGCCGCAAACAGCATGGCGGGACCCTTTCCGGTGGCGAACAGCAGATGCTGGCCATTGCCCGGGCCCTGATGACCCGGCCCAAGGTGCTGTTGCTGGACGAGCCCTCATTGGGGCTGGCACCGCTCATCGTCCAGCAGATTTTCGACATTATCCACGACATTAACGAAAAAAACGGCACCACTATTTTGCTGGTGGAGCAGAACGCCAACCTGGCCCTGCAGGCCGCCTCTCGCGGCTACGTGCTCGAAACCGGTGCCATCACCCTGGAGGATGACGCCAAAACGCTGCTCGACAACCCGGAAATCCGCAAGGCCTATCTGGGCGAATAA
- a CDS encoding nucleotidyltransferase family protein, with protein MKRQQIISILKKQPDLLRKYSIQHIYLFGSVARNEAIDTSDFDLLVEFIPDSRISLFQFSRLRHELGQLLNCDVDLVTPDALHKDLKADIKEEAIHAV; from the coding sequence ATGAAACGCCAGCAGATCATAAGCATTTTAAAAAAACAGCCGGATCTGTTGCGCAAGTATTCCATTCAACATATCTATCTTTTCGGATCGGTTGCCAGAAACGAGGCGATCGATACCAGTGATTTTGACCTTCTCGTTGAATTCATACCGGATTCCCGCATAAGCCTGTTTCAATTTTCAAGGCTTCGCCATGAGCTTGGCCAGCTTCTGAACTGCGATGTGGATCTGGTCACTCCCGATGCACTGCACAAGGATCTTAAAGCGGATATCAAGGAAGAGGCGATCCATGCCGTCTAG
- a CDS encoding Druantia anti-phage system protein DruA encodes MSESMTIQGRKLFSEDIELIRRLMADNPDWHRSRLSIELCRMWNWRTDKGQPKDIACRSMLRKLEQRQFIVLPPPLRPGNHSRQIPDMPHRRDPIEGVLDDLRPVEIIMVSGRSDNDHLFHCLMDRYHYLGCRGHVGEHMKYMVYDRHERPLACLLFGSAAWKTTPRDRYIGWNVATRQGNLKLLTNNTRFLILPWVRIPNLASFILGACLRRLRSDWSTRYGHDLCLVETFVDRSRFEGTCYQAANWLKLGQTKGRSRQDRYRKLKVPVKDLYVYPLTADFKKRLCAAG; translated from the coding sequence ATGAGTGAGAGCATGACCATTCAGGGGCGCAAATTATTTTCCGAAGATATTGAACTGATTCGTCGGCTGATGGCCGACAATCCGGATTGGCACCGCAGTCGGTTATCCATCGAACTGTGCCGAATGTGGAATTGGCGCACCGATAAAGGTCAGCCCAAAGATATTGCCTGCCGTTCAATGTTGCGTAAGCTAGAACAACGCCAGTTCATCGTGCTGCCGCCACCGTTGCGACCGGGAAATCATTCCCGGCAGATACCTGACATGCCTCATCGTCGCGACCCCATCGAGGGAGTGCTGGACGATCTTCGTCCTGTTGAAATCATCATGGTCAGTGGCCGTTCAGACAACGATCACCTTTTTCATTGTCTAATGGATCGCTACCATTATTTGGGGTGCCGGGGTCACGTTGGCGAGCATATGAAGTATATGGTCTATGATCGCCACGAAAGGCCCCTGGCCTGCCTGCTTTTTGGATCGGCAGCCTGGAAAACAACACCACGAGACCGTTACATCGGATGGAACGTGGCTACACGCCAAGGGAATCTGAAGCTGTTGACCAACAACACCCGGTTTTTGATTCTACCCTGGGTTCGCATTCCCAACTTGGCCAGTTTCATTCTGGGCGCTTGTCTCAGGCGGTTGCGGTCCGATTGGTCCACGCGCTATGGTCACGATTTGTGCCTGGTCGAAACCTTCGTCGATCGTTCCCGCTTTGAAGGGACCTGTTATCAGGCTGCCAACTGGCTAAAATTGGGGCAAACCAAAGGCCGCAGCCGTCAAGATCGCTATCGAAAGTTGAAGGTGCCGGTCAAAGACCTGTACGTTTATCCGTTGACAGCCGATTTCAAAAAGCGCTTATGTGCCGCAGGCTGA